A genome region from Aphelocoma coerulescens isolate FSJ_1873_10779 chromosome Z unlocalized genomic scaffold, UR_Acoe_1.0 ChrZ, whole genome shotgun sequence includes the following:
- the LOC138103888 gene encoding M-phase inducer phosphatase 2-like, translating to MPAFGRALKDRKLLRQRMHALPSPQLLPWQSDATVPQEKENVVSTPVMSKEEAKLSARQQRGLSPQRPGKRSQCRQLSRSPSEPGSVARPVLKRGQPSDSDSPVEAKRQRRVAGSPGQEASLEPGAWLEPSRSARREELENLLANDDQELIGDFSKPHLLPTVEGKEPGLKYISPETLAAVLAGHFSSSIESSLVVDCRYPYEYEGGHVKGAVNLPLQRDVEESLLEQPIVPLDSSRRVIVIFHCEFSVERGPKMCKFLRERDRRCHEYPQLHYPELYVLKGGYREFFLQFPSHCEPRDYRPMLHSAFKEELRKFRGQRRLRERGRRALFSRGRDL from the exons ATGCCGGCGTTCGGGAGAGCGCTCAAAGA caggaagctccttCGGCAGAGGATGCACGCGTTGCCG tctccccagctgctgccctggcagagcgatgccaccgtgccccaggagaaggagaacgtGGTGAGCACGCCGGTGATgagcaaggaggaggcaaagctg agcgccaggcagcagcgcgggctctccccacagcggCCGGGGAAGCGCAGCCAGTGCCGGCAGCTGTCCCGCTCGCCCTCGGAGCCGGGCAGTGTCGCCAGGCCCGTCCTGAAGCGGGGACAGCCCTCGGACAGCGACAGCCCTGTGGAGGCCAAGCGGCAGAGGAGGGTggccggcagccctggccaggaggcgtcgctggagccg ggagcgtggctggagccttcccgctccgcccggcgtGAGGAGCTCGAGAACCTGCTGGCCAACGATGACCAGGAGCTCATCGGGGATTTCTCCAAG cctcacctcctgccGACGGTGGAGGGTAAGGAGCCGGGCCTGAAGTACATCTCCCCTGAGACG ctggcggcggtgctggcggggcacttcagcagcagcatcgagAGCAGCCTCGTCGTGGACTGCCGCTATCCCTACGAGTACGAGGGGGGCCACGTCAAG GGCGCTGTCAACCTGCCGCTGCAGCGGGACGTGGAGGaatcgctgctggagcagcccatcgtgcccctggactccagcaggagggtgatcgtcatcttccactgcgagttctctgttgagcgggggcccaaaat GTGCAAGTTCCTGCGGGAGAGGGATCGCCGCTGCCACGAGTACCCCCAGCTGCACTACCCCGAGCTGTACGTGCTGAAGGGCGGCTACCGGGAGTTCTTCCTCCAGTTCCCG agccactgcgagccccgggactatcggcccatgctgcactccgcgttcaaggaggagctgcgcaagttccgcgggcagaggcggctccgcgagcgcggccggcgggcgctcttcagccgcgggcgggacctgtga